From Pseudomonas sp. StFLB209, a single genomic window includes:
- the purN gene encoding phosphoribosylglycinamide formyltransferase: MPASTQAPCNVVVLLSGTGSNLQAMIDSFSAPDSPARIRAVISNRADAFGLQRAKDAGIDACVLDHKQFDGREAFDAALVELIDGFNPDLVVLAGFMRILSAGFVNHYHGRLLNIHPSLLPRYKGLHTHQRALDAGDREHGCSVHFVTEELDGGPLVVQSVISVESHDSSTTLAQRVHIQEHRIYPLAIRWFAERRLHLDQQGASLDGQLLPASGHLIRN, from the coding sequence ATGCCAGCATCGACACAAGCTCCCTGCAATGTCGTGGTGTTGCTGTCGGGTACCGGCAGCAACCTGCAGGCGATGATCGACAGTTTCAGCGCCCCGGACAGCCCGGCGCGCATCCGCGCCGTGATTTCCAACCGCGCCGATGCATTCGGCCTGCAACGTGCCAAGGACGCGGGCATTGACGCCTGTGTCCTGGACCACAAGCAGTTCGACGGACGCGAGGCGTTCGACGCGGCGCTGGTCGAGCTGATTGACGGCTTCAATCCTGACCTGGTGGTGCTGGCCGGCTTCATGCGCATTCTCAGCGCAGGTTTCGTCAATCACTACCACGGCCGCCTGCTGAACATTCATCCATCGCTGCTGCCGCGCTACAAGGGTTTGCATACCCATCAGCGGGCGCTGGATGCCGGTGATCGCGAGCATGGTTGCAGCGTGCACTTCGTCACCGAGGAACTCGATGGCGGACCACTGGTCGTACAGTCAGTGATTTCGGTAGAGTCGCACGATTCATCCACGACTCTGGCGCAACGCGTTCACATCCAGGAACACCGGATTTACCCGCTGGCCATTCGCTGGTTCGCTGAGCGGCGTCTGCATCTTGACCAACAAGGCGCCAGCCTCGATGGTCAACTGCTCCCGGCCAGCGGCCACCTGATTCGAAACTAG
- a CDS encoding DUF3108 domain-containing protein — MRRALLFAFALLALPATQAADLQPFSASYTADWKQLPMSGTAERSLEAGQNGTWNLNFKASMVIASLTESSTLKVDKDVLMPQTYTFERSGLGKSKKVDLAFDWSSKFVTGSDRGDAIKLPINRGVLDKSTYQLALQHDVAAGKKSMSYQVVDGDELDTYDFRVLGSETVSTKAGQIDAIKVERVRDPTQSKRITVLWFAKDWDYLLVRLQQVETDGKEYNIMLQDGTVNGKSVKGR, encoded by the coding sequence ATGCGTCGCGCACTGCTCTTCGCTTTCGCCCTGCTCGCCCTGCCTGCCACCCAGGCGGCCGATCTGCAGCCATTCTCCGCCAGCTACACGGCCGACTGGAAACAGTTGCCCATGAGCGGCACAGCCGAACGCAGTCTGGAAGCCGGCCAGAACGGCACCTGGAACCTCAACTTCAAGGCGTCGATGGTCATTGCCAGCCTGACCGAGTCCAGCACGCTGAAGGTCGACAAGGATGTGTTGATGCCACAGACCTACACGTTCGAGCGTAGCGGTCTGGGCAAGTCCAAGAAGGTTGACCTGGCTTTCGACTGGTCGAGCAAGTTCGTCACAGGCAGCGACCGCGGCGACGCGATCAAGCTGCCGATCAATCGTGGTGTGCTGGACAAGTCCACGTACCAGCTGGCCCTGCAACATGACGTGGCGGCCGGCAAGAAGAGCATGAGCTATCAGGTGGTCGATGGTGACGAGCTCGACACCTACGACTTCCGTGTGCTGGGTTCGGAGACCGTGTCGACCAAGGCTGGCCAGATCGATGCGATCAAGGTCGAGCGGGTACGCGACCCGACGCAGAGCAAGCGCATCACGGTGCTGTGGTTCGCCAAGGACTGGGATTATCTGCTGGTACGCTTGCAGCAGGTCGAGACCGATGGCAAGGAGTACAACATCATGCTCCAGGACGGCACGGTGAACGGCAAGTCGGTTAAAGGCCGCTAA
- a CDS encoding DUF2058 domain-containing protein codes for MSLSLRDQLLKAGLVNEKQAKQVSKAKQKEQRLVHKGQIEADDSQKRAAQEAQAEKAKRDQELNRQQQEKAEAKARTAQIKQLIEVSRLPKLTSEDYYNFVDDKKVKRISVNTLVRNKLSSGSLGIVHHGGGYEIIPREAALKIQERDPRRIVLLNAPTEEPDADDPYAAYQIPDDLMW; via the coding sequence ATGAGCCTCTCCCTACGCGACCAATTGCTCAAGGCCGGCCTGGTCAACGAAAAACAGGCCAAGCAGGTCAGCAAAGCCAAACAGAAAGAACAGCGTCTGGTTCATAAGGGCCAGATCGAAGCTGACGACTCACAAAAGCGCGCCGCCCAGGAGGCCCAGGCCGAAAAAGCCAAGCGCGACCAGGAGTTGAATCGTCAGCAACAGGAAAAAGCCGAGGCCAAGGCCCGTACGGCGCAGATCAAGCAACTGATCGAAGTGTCCCGCTTGCCCAAGCTCACCAGCGAGGACTACTACAACTTCGTCGACGACAAAAAGGTCAAGCGCATCTCGGTCAACACCCTGGTGCGCAACAAACTCAGCAGCGGCTCGCTGGGTATCGTCCACCACGGCGGCGGCTACGAAATCATCCCCCGTGAAGCAGCCCTGAAAATCCAGGAGCGCGACCCACGCCGCATCGTACTGCTCAACGCCCCGACCGAAGAGCCGGATGCCGATGATCCGTACGCTGCGTACCAGATCCCTGATGATTTGATGTGGTAA
- the mazG gene encoding nucleoside triphosphate pyrophosphohydrolase: MYTLDDLLNLMARLRDPQYGCPWDLKQTYASIVPHTLEEAYEVADAIERGDYRQMQGELGDLLFQVVFYAQLAKEEQRFEFAAVVDGITRKLLRRHPHVFPTGELYAPLETPRLSESEVNRRWDEIKAQERAEQAAAPEQLSLLDDVPQALPALSRASKLQKRAAQVGFDWPAALPVVDKVREELDEVLEAMADGDAAEVADEIGDLLFSVVNLARHLKVDPETALRSANGKFDRRFRFIEAVLHDQGRALEGCSLEELDALWGEAKRQEKNTTHCG, encoded by the coding sequence ATGTACACGCTCGACGATCTGCTCAATCTCATGGCCCGGCTGCGTGATCCGCAGTACGGTTGCCCCTGGGATCTGAAGCAGACTTACGCCAGTATCGTGCCGCACACGCTGGAGGAGGCCTATGAGGTCGCCGACGCCATCGAGCGGGGTGACTACAGGCAGATGCAAGGCGAATTGGGTGACTTGCTGTTCCAGGTGGTGTTCTACGCTCAACTGGCCAAAGAAGAGCAGCGCTTCGAGTTTGCTGCGGTGGTCGATGGCATCACCCGTAAACTGCTGCGCCGTCACCCGCATGTATTTCCCACCGGCGAGCTGTATGCGCCGCTGGAGACGCCGCGTCTGAGTGAAAGCGAAGTCAATCGGCGCTGGGACGAAATCAAGGCTCAGGAGCGTGCCGAGCAGGCTGCCGCGCCCGAGCAGTTGTCGTTGCTCGACGACGTGCCGCAAGCCTTGCCGGCGCTGTCCAGAGCCAGCAAGTTGCAAAAGCGTGCGGCCCAGGTGGGCTTCGATTGGCCGGCCGCCTTGCCGGTGGTCGATAAGGTGCGTGAAGAGCTCGACGAAGTGCTGGAAGCCATGGCCGATGGTGATGCCGCAGAAGTGGCCGATGAAATCGGGGACCTGCTGTTTTCGGTGGTCAATCTGGCCCGGCATCTTAAAGTCGACCCGGAAACTGCGCTACGCTCGGCCAATGGCAAGTTTGACAGGCGTTTTCGCTTCATCGAAGCGGTCTTGCACGATCAGGGGCGCGCCCTTGAGGGCTGCAGCCTGGAAGAACTCGATGCCTTGTGGGGCGAAGCCAAACGTCAGGAAAAGAACACAACCCATTGCGGTTGA
- the relA gene encoding GTP diphosphokinase, with product MVQVRAHQPVNTDGSINLDAWLDHIVSVDLILDRQAMKEACEFARLAEEQNNPTHKDDWADGTSSFQTGLEIAEILADLKLDQDSLIAAVIYRGVREGLIPLAQVEERFGATVAKLIEGVQRMAAISASFSPRQSLVLGSQTQVENLRRMLVAMVDDVRVALIKLAERTCAIRAVKNADEEKRNRVAREVFDIYAPLAHRLGIGHIKWELEDLSFRYLEPDQYKQIAKLLHERRLDRERFISDVMTQLDNELQATGVKADISGRAKHIYSIWRKMQRKGLAFSQIYDVRAVRVLVPEMRDCYTALGIVHTLWRHIPKEFDDYIANPKENGYRSLHTAVIGPEGKVLEVQIRTHAMHEEAELGVCAHWRYKGTDVKSSSNHYEEKISWLRQVLEWHEELGDIGGLAEQLRVDIEPDRVYVFTPDGHAIDLPKGATPLDFAYRVHTEIGHNCRGAKINGRIVPLNYSLQTGEQVEIITSKNGIPSRDWLNANLGYITTSRARAKIVHWFKLQARDQNVAAGRTLLERELARMALQQVDFEKLADKANYKTGEDMFAALGAGDLRLTQLVNLAQQQVEPERVDEVELIPRKATGYKPGKRGDIQIQGVGNLLTQIAGCCQPVPGDAIVGYITQGRGVTIHRQDCASVLQLGGKEPERIIQVSWGPAPVLTYPVDILIRAYDRSGLLRDVTQVLLNERINVLAVNTRSNKEDNTATMSLTIEIPGLDALGRLLGRISQLPNIIETRRNKTS from the coding sequence ATGGTACAGGTGAGAGCACACCAGCCGGTCAACACCGACGGCAGTATCAATCTCGACGCATGGCTCGACCATATTGTCAGTGTCGATCTGATTCTGGATCGCCAGGCCATGAAAGAAGCCTGCGAATTCGCAAGGCTGGCAGAAGAGCAGAACAACCCCACCCATAAAGACGACTGGGCCGACGGCACCTCCAGTTTTCAGACCGGTCTTGAAATTGCCGAGATCCTCGCCGACCTCAAGCTCGATCAGGACTCGCTGATTGCGGCGGTCATTTATCGTGGCGTACGCGAGGGGCTGATTCCCCTCGCGCAGGTCGAAGAACGCTTCGGCGCCACCGTGGCCAAACTGATCGAAGGCGTTCAGCGCATGGCTGCGATCAGTGCCAGCTTCAGCCCGCGCCAGTCGCTGGTGCTGGGCAGCCAGACGCAGGTCGAGAACCTGCGCCGCATGCTGGTGGCAATGGTCGATGACGTGCGCGTGGCGCTGATCAAGCTGGCCGAGCGTACCTGCGCGATTCGTGCGGTAAAAAATGCCGACGAAGAAAAGCGCAACCGCGTTGCCCGGGAAGTCTTCGACATCTATGCCCCGTTGGCCCATCGGCTGGGTATCGGGCATATCAAGTGGGAGCTCGAAGACCTCTCGTTCCGCTATCTGGAGCCTGACCAGTACAAACAGATCGCCAAGCTGCTGCATGAGCGGCGGCTGGACCGTGAGCGCTTCATCAGCGATGTGATGACCCAGCTCGACAACGAGCTGCAGGCCACCGGGGTCAAGGCCGATATCAGCGGCCGGGCGAAACACATCTACTCGATCTGGCGCAAGATGCAGCGCAAAGGCCTGGCGTTCAGCCAGATCTACGACGTGCGTGCCGTGCGGGTGCTGGTTCCGGAAATGCGCGACTGCTACACCGCGCTGGGTATCGTCCACACTCTGTGGCGGCATATTCCCAAGGAGTTTGACGACTATATCGCCAACCCCAAGGAGAACGGCTACCGCTCGCTGCACACTGCCGTGATCGGCCCGGAAGGCAAGGTCCTGGAAGTGCAGATCCGCACCCACGCCATGCACGAAGAGGCCGAGCTGGGCGTGTGTGCCCACTGGCGCTACAAGGGCACCGACGTCAAATCCAGCTCCAACCACTACGAAGAGAAGATCTCCTGGCTGCGTCAGGTGCTGGAGTGGCACGAAGAACTGGGTGACATCGGTGGGCTGGCCGAACAGCTGCGGGTCGATATCGAGCCGGACCGGGTCTATGTGTTCACCCCGGACGGTCATGCCATCGACCTGCCCAAGGGCGCGACACCGCTGGATTTCGCTTATCGGGTGCACACCGAGATTGGCCACAACTGCCGCGGTGCGAAGATCAACGGGCGGATCGTACCGCTCAACTACAGCCTGCAGACCGGTGAGCAGGTCGAGATCATCACCAGCAAGAATGGCATCCCCAGCCGAGACTGGCTCAATGCCAACCTCGGTTACATCACCACCTCACGGGCACGGGCCAAGATCGTCCACTGGTTCAAGCTGCAGGCTCGCGACCAGAACGTCGCCGCTGGCCGCACCTTGCTGGAGCGCGAACTGGCGCGCATGGCGTTGCAGCAGGTCGACTTCGAGAAGCTGGCCGACAAGGCCAATTACAAGACCGGCGAAGACATGTTCGCGGCACTGGGTGCCGGTGACCTGCGTCTGACCCAGCTGGTCAACCTGGCGCAGCAGCAAGTCGAGCCGGAGCGGGTCGACGAGGTCGAGCTGATTCCGCGCAAGGCGACCGGTTACAAGCCGGGCAAGCGTGGCGATATCCAGATCCAGGGCGTCGGTAACCTGTTGACCCAGATTGCCGGCTGCTGCCAGCCAGTGCCGGGCGATGCGATTGTCGGCTATATCACTCAGGGGCGTGGCGTGACCATTCACCGGCAGGATTGCGCCTCGGTGTTGCAACTGGGCGGCAAGGAGCCGGAGCGGATCATCCAGGTCAGTTGGGGGCCGGCGCCGGTGCTCACCTACCCGGTGGACATCCTGATTCGTGCCTACGACCGTTCCGGGCTGTTGCGTGACGTCACCCAGGTGCTGCTCAACGAGCGCATCAACGTGCTGGCGGTCAACACCCGCTCGAACAAGGAAGACAACACTGCAACGATGTCGCTGACCATCGAAATTCCGGGGCTCGATGCACTGGGCCGGTTGCTGGGGCGTATTTCCCAGTTGCCGAACATCATCGAGACCCGGCGTAACAAGACGTCGTGA